The DNA sequence CATCGGCTGCGGTCTCGGGTGGCAGCTCTCCGATGATATCGACGGCATTTTTGAACTGACGACGCTCCCGCTTATTGATGATCACTTCCGCTTCTGGAACGATCTGGTTGGGGTAGCTGGTCTGCTGGCCGTTATCATTGGTAATCAGGACGACTTCCGGCACGAACAGGGAAGGCCCCAAAGGTGGGACTTCTGCATTCTGTGGTGTGAGGTCATTTGATGAGCCCGGACGTTCCAGCGGTCGTAACACACATTTGTAGACCAGGTACCAGACGAGAGTCTTCTCTTTTTTCCCCGTTTTGGGGTTCGTCAGATCCATGCGGATCATACGCATCGGCTTGAAAGTCGCATCCAGAACCCAGAGAGATTTCTGAGTCGCCCGTTCTTCACCGGTCGCGGTCAAATCGGGTTTAATGGTAAATCCACGAGTCAGTTTATTTTCCTGAGCCTGCGCTGGCATACCACCTGTCAGCAGTGCCAGACAGCTGCAGATAAATGTTGTCAGAGCAGAACGTTTCAGTAATTGACGCATGTAATAACCCCGAAGTTTCTCACGATGCACGGAAATGAGCAATTGGCTGTCTGTTACAGTATATCGACGTAACCCGGGAAAATCCCATAGAGTCTTTACCAATTCGCTGTAAAATCACCTTGTTATCAGGCGGAATTCAGACCGGCCAGCATAAACATGTACACTCAGGAAGAGCGGTTTTGAGAGACGGGACTGCGTTGTCGCAGTAAGAACCGCGCGTCTGTTTCCCGTAAAGTCTCCGACTTCAATATATCCCTGCCTGGAAAGCAGGGTCAAGCGCCTGCTTCCGGTTCGGGGGGATTTCACAGTAAATCCGCCTGATTATGTCAGTTGCTCGCAGCAAAACAGCACCGGCTGACAGACTGCCCTGGCCTTTATAATCCCTGCAACCCCTCTGATCAGATGCAGAGAGTGGAAGGCGGCTTAGTGAAAATCGTGACCGGTCAGTTTCTCTTCGATTTCATCGGCGTGCTGGGCCACGGCGATCACGCTTTTACGAATATCCTCTGCATCCACTGAAGAGCGGGGGAAGGTATCCACCATGACGAACTTTGACTGGCCATTCACGTCCCGAATCGAGATTCCCCCATGCGATATTTCGGAATTCAGACGCAGTGCTTCCTCGTAGTATTCGGGCTGGGCATCACAACAGGTGCTGTAGATTAACAGCAGTCGTTCATGCAATTGATGTTCGCTGGGTTCGATGATGACAGTCTGCTTGCGTCGTTCACTCTGTTTGACTTCGAGGATGTACTGGTGACCGTTGCGTTTCCAGGAAACGTTGCGGTTATTCCCAAACGCTTCGTGCAGCATCGATTCGATATTCTGCACCTGGCCGAGAATTGCATTCAGGAACAGAGAGGCCATGTAGCCATTCTGAAACCGGTTCACAGGACTCTTATCAAGCATCAGGGAGACACACTCAGCGATCTCCAGAGGGATCTCGGGGCAGAGATCGCGTACGCTCGGTGCCGGTTTGGAAACCACATCCTGAATCAGGGCATTAAAATTTTCCGCACGGTGAGGCAGATGACCTGTGAGCAACACAAAGAAGCAGACGCCCAGCGAATAGACGTCCGAGGTGGCGCTGGCCATGCCCCCCTGAAAGAGTTCCGGCGCCATGTAATTCGGAGTACCGGCCAGATTGTGCTGATGCGCGCCTCCCTCTTCTGCAGAGATGCGCTTCGCCAGGCCGAAATCAGCGATTTTCGGGACTCCCGCACCGGTCAACAGAATGTTTTCCAACTTCAGATCCTGGTGAATGATGCCTTTAGCGTGCGCGGTTCCCAGACCAGAAGCCACCTGTGCGATCAATGATGTTGCGTGCAGGGCAGAGAGGGGGCCATCCTCGCGGATAACATGGCTCAACGCACGTCCGGTAATCAGTTCCATTTCCAGAAACCGATAACCGCGTTCCTCACCAATCGCATGGGCGGTCACAATATTCGGATGATTCAATGTGGCGACGGCGCGACCTTCATGAATGAAACGCTGCACGTATTCAGGATCGCGTTCCGAAAGATGTGGCAGCAGAATCTTCAAGGCGCACTGGCGTCCCAGATCGCGATGTGTCGCCAGGTAAACCATGCCCATGCCTCCCCGGCCCAGGAGCGACTGACACTGATAAACGTGCAGATCGGTACCTGCAATCGGATCCTCCACAACAATGGAAGTGGAGTCTGCATTCTCAATCAGCCCGTCGATCTCCTGCACGACGATTGTTTCCTGGAGATCCATCAACGAAATGTCATCCACTTGTGCACCGCAAACGGGGCAATTATCAGAACCGGCCTGCTGGAAGTAAGTGGAATTGCAGTTCGCGCAGTACTGCAACTGTCGATCTTGCTGAGGGGTGCCGGAATCTGAGGATGAATTGGGGGCCATTGCTGAATTGCGCTCGATCAGGGGGATCTCTACAGAAGGTAATCTGTTCATGCTTCAGACAGTATTTCTATCATATCGGGATTTGAAGGAAATGCGACAACCAGTTCCTGCACAATGCCGGGCATCAGGTGAGAATTCGTTCCGCACGGCCAATTATTTGACAGGATTCCCGGATTTCCCCAAAAAATACAAATTCCTGCTTCGTAAATCCGACTATTAAGACATAGACTTATTAAACAGACGACATCCCGCACACAGAATCACGGCATAAGTCTTAATTATTTCATCATTTACAACGGCGCGCGTCCGGTTAATGCACCGAGTAGGGCCGGCGTTCTTCCCTCAGATTTAGAATATCTCCATGGTCGCTCCTGAAAATTCTCCTTCGGAAGATACAAATCCCGAGAGACTCGCAGCACACACCGCAGCTGATTCCCCGATTTTTGAGTCAGAGGATCAAGAGTCTGCCCAGTTTCTGGATCAGTTTCTGGATCAAGCTTTGCAGACTGCCCAAGGGGAAGACGCACCTCGTCCGCATGATGGAAGTTCCGGAAACGCGGCTCCGCCTGGTCCCGGTCTGATTGAGTCGATCTGCTGGATGTTCGGCGTCTTTGGTGCCCATTTTTTGGGAATCATGCTGTTCCTGGTCTGTGGGGTGATTTATCTGATCGCCACATCCAATATCAGCCAGGATCCTGACACGTTCCGCAAAGAAATTGCCCAGCTCGTGGAAGGCCATCCGCTGGAGGCAGCTGGTGTCGAACAGGCCGTGTTTGTCTTTATTGGACTGATTGCCGTCGGCTTGCGTCTGGGGAAACGTCCCCTGCAAAAACTCAATCTGCAGCCGTTTGCGATTTCAACAGGCTTCCTGCTGTTTATCTGCGTGCTGCCCCTGGCGCTCATGTCGGGAGAATTGTATCGAATTGCCTTTGACGCCTGGAGTCTCGTCGCGAAACAGATTCCCATCCTCGAACGTTTCAACGAAATGCAAACGATGGAAATCGTAAAGGATATGGCGGCGAACAATTCGCTCTGGTCGCTGATTCTGGTGATTGCCGTATTCCCCGCTATTGGAGAAGAACTCATCTTTCGCGGGATGATTGGCCGCGGTCTGATCGCACGTTGGGGCCTGGTGCCGGGAATTGTGATCACGTCGATCATGTTCGGTATCGTGCATGCACACCCCGCACATGTGATTGCCGTCATTCCGCTCGGGATGTTCATGCATTATGTGTATTACGTGACCCGCAGTTTCTGGGCGCCGATGCTGGTGCATTTCATGAACAATGCGTTTGCCGTCTCGATGGCAAAGATGGCGACCGAGCTTCCCGAAAGTGCAGCCAGCCTGGGAGACGAAACTCAGCCGGTGCACCCGTTAATCGTGGCATCCGCGGCGTTGTTCCTGACCGCCGTCTGTATTCAACTCTGGAAGACACGGGTGAAATACATGACGCCACAGGGCGAGGAGTGGACTCCCGGCTATCCTTCCACCGAACAACCTCCGGCAAACAGCCCGGTGACCATGATGCGAGAGAAGGCGCATCCGCTGCTTTATGCAGCGGGTGTATTCCTGTTTCTAATATTCCTTGTGAGCATGGCGGCATTCAGCCCTCAACAGGAAGCCGTTACCGCACAACCCGAGGCGATGCAGCTCATAACGTTTTAAGATACTCGAGCACTGCCTGTTTCTCTGCTTCATTCAGATCATTGGGATAATCGTGCCCCGCGGCTGATTTGCCGAATTTCGTAGTGTCGAAGTGGCGTCTGCGTTCGACAGTAGACAGATTTTCCGGCAGCTCAGGCAGGCTTTCGATCTCCAGTCCCACACGGTTGACATCATAACCGTCTACGGTCCGTTTCCAGACTTGCGGCCGTGCTTCGGGATGCAATACATGCCAGAGCGTGGGGACCGATCCGTTATGAAAATAAGGCGCTGATGCCCAGATTCCGTCGAGCGGCGGAGCCACATAGCCGGCTGGAGCTTCGACGACCGGATCCTTACCGTAGCGAGAGAGCCAGCTCTCATTCAGGGCTGCCCGGTAAGCGGGAGGCAGGGATTGATGACGCACGGGGTCTGTCTTCAATTCAGCCAGCGAGATGACCTTCTCGGGATAACTGGGGTTGTCTCCATAAGTACCGTGACAACGGGCACAATTCTGGTCGAAGATGATACGCCCCCGCGCGGCCAGTTGTTCATCAACGGGCCAGCGATAGCGGGGCGGTTCGAGTGATTCAATGTAGGCCAGAATGTTCGCGAAGTCCGCCTCCCACTGTTTGACCTGTCGTGCATTGTTGCGAGGAATCAGAATGAACTGCATGAGCACCCGGTGATTTTTGGTCATGAAGGCATCGGAGTAGATCTTCGACTTGCGTTTTACGTTCCACCAGGCCGGGGGATCCATATCGTGATGCAGCAGTTCGGGAATCGGTCGGGTCTTATCAAAATTCATCTCCCCGTCACGCAGGGAGTCGAGTACGACACCAAAAATTACAGCGTTGGTCGTGCCGTGCGTCGTCCCCAGGGGCATCCCTACTGCAGCCAGATCCAGGTGGCTCAGCTTCTTTAACTGTTGTAGTTTGATTTTGCTTACATCTTCGGTCAGCGTATGCAGGCCAATATGACTGTTGGGAGCTCCGGGGATTACCTGTCCGGCTACCTTGCCACTATGACAGGCAAAGCAGTTCATGACCCACTTCTGTTCGTTAGTGACAACATAGCCCAGCGGGGACGACTCCGACTCGGGTTTCTGCATGATACCGTAATAGTCAAAAATCATCTGTCGCCGCTCTGCCAAAGTCGCTGCCTCAGCCTGCTTGCGCTGGTCTTCCGGCCAGACTTTCCAGAGATCATCAAACACAGCCTGATCAAAGTCGGGAGGCAGATACGTCTTTTCGGTCAGCAGTTGGTATCCGCGTGCAGCCGACGGTTCTTCTTCCGCCATTAACGGACTGACAGGGACAGTAAACTGCACAAGCATCAAGAAGCAGAAACAGAGCGTTCGCATGTTATTTCAAATCAATTACAGGAACAATACAGGTCAGGGAAGAAACGGAAACAGGGTTTTGACATTGTCAGAGTTCAGAGGAGAGCCATATTCACAGGGCTCAAACGCATCGATCAGTTGAATTTCCTTGCCGCGTTCGGGCCCGTATGTTTCGATTACCAGATCCCGATATCGATCCGCCAGCGGACCGATGCGGTCTTTCATCTTACCACCGAGCCAGACTTTGCGTTCCGCGGGATCCTGCGGGACATCATCTTCATAGAAATGATTATAAGCCAGCCAGTCATAGAACTGACTGCTGTGACAGTCGAGGGCGTCGATCACGCGATCCCAGACCGGTTCGATATCAATGACCACCGTCGGCGAAAACGGGTAAGGCCGGGTAAAGTGATCTGACAGATACGCGATGACCGGATTTTCCCGCAGGGCAGGGACGTCAGGTACGATGGGAGGCACCGTAACCATGTAGGCGGCGTCACAGACCAGTTGCGAGGTATATCGATGATCAGGATGATAATCGTTGGGGCGGTGTGTCAGGATCAGATTGGGCTGGAAAGTACGAATCAGTCGAATAATCTCAAAACGGGCTTCGATTGTAGGCTGCAGGTAGCCGTCTCGATTGTTCAAAACTTCGTATTCAATCCCGAGAGTACGCCCGGCGGCAGCAGCTTCAGCACGACGAATTCCGGCCAGTTCCTCTCCGGAAATCCGGTGATGCCCCGATTCCCCATTGGTCACACTGACGAATTTCACGGTGTGACCGGCCTGCTGATACAGGGCGGCTGTACCCCCCGCCTTGATGTCGCAATCATCGGGGTGAGCGCCAAATACCAGGATTCGCAATGTTTGATCAGCCATAGAGTTCTAAACCTTCACGGAATTATATAGAATATCGGGTGCTTGACGAGGAGGTAATTCCTTAAACAATATTACTAATGTTGTACAGCAAAGGTTTCAGATTCTCCAGCAAGTTTATGGTGCTGAACTGTTGAACCTGGCCCAACTCGATGGTGTCCCCTCGACACACCTGTTTCTGCTCTCGAATTTCAAAGGATGTGAGTCACATGTCGTTGCCTACAGTCGATCCCGGTGAAGGTGTCTATGAAGATCCTCTTGATCTGATGGATGAGATCGATGCGCTGAAAAAAGAAAAAGATGCAACTCTGCTGGCTCACTTCTATATTGATGGCGACATCCAGGATGTCGCAGATTTTACGGGCGACAGCCTGAAACTGGCCCGTGATGCCGTCAAAGTAGAAACATCGACCATCGTCTTTTCCGGCGTGCACTTCATGGCTGAGTCCACCAAGATTCTCAGCCCCGAAAAAACGGTGCTGCTGCCCGACCTGCATGCCGGGTGCTCCCTGGCAGACAGTTGCCAGTACGAAGACCTGCTCCAGTTCCAGGAGAAGCTCCGTGCCGAAGGGCGTGATTTTGAAACTGTGGCCTACATCAATACCAGTGCGAAGGTCAAAAGCCTCTGCGACTGGATTGTCACCAGCGGAAACGCCCGGGAAATTATTGACCGCGTACCCGCGGATAAAGAAATCCTGTTCGTGCCGGATCAACACCTGGGACGTTACCTGCAGGAAGTCACCGGTCGGCAGATGATTCTCTGGCCCGGGTCCTGTATGGTACACGAGATCTTCAGCGTGCAGGATCTGCTGCGGGCCAAGAAGAATAATCCGGGATCGATCGTGCTGGCCCACCCCGAATGCCCACATTCGATTCTGGAAGTCTCTGACTTCATCGGGGGGACAGAGAAATTGCGTCAGTACGTAATGTCGATCAAAGAACCAGGGACGTTTCTGATTGCAACCGAAGCCAACATGATTCACCCCCTGGAAAAATCGGCTCCCCAGCACACTTATCTTCCCGTGCCGGGCATCATGGCATCTTCAGGAGAAACATGTGCCTGCAACCGCTGCCCGCATATGGCCCTCAATACACTGCAGAAAGTCCGTGACTGCCTGAAATATGGTAAGCCGGAAATCGAATGGCAGCCGTACTTCGACAAAGCCCGCGACGTTCTCGAACGCAGCCTGCTGCAGTAGTCGAACCTGCTCTCCCGGATGCGGCTTCCTGCTAATATACCGGGCACTTACGCGCATTACCTGCACACATAATAGCAGGTTCATGCGTCAATGTAATTTTTTTGAGTACTTGAAAACCTGATTGAGACTCTCATTGCAGGGGTTTTCAAGGTTCTACTGAACGCGCCGATTTTATTAAGATCATTGTCTTATTTTTTAGGCACACGCTTTGCCTTGTGTTCATTCAGAATTAATACCGGCTTGCCTCACATCCTGTCGGTAGATCTTTCTGCGGGCTCTGTTGCGCTAGTGGAGTCGCAGTCCATCACAGAATATCTGATTGAACATGAACTAAAGCCAAATCATTCAATAATTGATATCTCATATTCGTCTGCAAGCCATTAGTGCCGCGCTACTTCCAATGCTTGCAGCAGAGACTGACTGATCCCGACAGACACAGTCTAACTCCTCTCTCATTCTTACGCAGGGTATCTCTGCGCAGATCGTCGATCCGCCACGACATTTTACTGAAGAGAGTGGAAGCAGTCTCGAGTTCACCTCGAATCCACAAGAAAGCTCTCAGAAAATGGAACTTAAGAACAAAGCAACCCGGATCAACCTGTTTAATTTCTCAACGCCCCAGATGCGGGCATTTCATATGTCCTGGTTTGCTTTCTTTTTGTGTTTCTTTGCCTGGTTCGGCATCGCACCGTTGATGAATATTGTCCGCGAGGAAATGAGTCTGACCAAAGAGCAGATCGGCTGGTGCATTATCGGATCGGTAGCGATTACCGTCATCGCGCGACTGTTCATCGGCTGGCTCTGTGATCAACTTGGCCCTCGGTTGGCTTATACGTGGCTGCTGGTCCTGGGGGCTATCCCAGTGATGGGGATCGGCTTCGCACATGATTATACCACGTTCCTGATCTTTCGGATTGCAATTGGGGCGATCGGGGCCGCTTTTGTGATCACGCAGTATCACACCTCTTTAATGTTCGCACCGAACTGTGTGGGAACCGCCAATGCGACCACCGCCGGCTGGGGAAACCTGGGGGGGGGGTGACTCAGATGGTGATGCCACTGATTTTCGGACTGTTTGTCGGCATTCTCGGGTTCAGTGATTCCATCGGCTGGCGAGCATCAATGTTTCTCGCCGGCCTGGTGTGTGCCCTGACTGGAATCGCCTATTACTTTCTGACCCAGGACGCTCCCGACGGGAACTTCAAAGAACTCCGGGAAGCAGGCAAGATGCCTCAGAAAGCCCAGCAGAGAGGGCAATTCCTGAATGTCTGTAAAGACCATCGCGTCTGGGCGCTGTTCGTGATTTATGGTGCCTGTTTCGGCATCGAACTGACCATCAACAATGTGGCGGCTCTCTATTTCCTCGATTACTTCGACTACTTCAAAAGCATGGATACGACCAAGGCTGTGAAAATGGCCGGTCTGTTTGCGGGCTTATTCGGCCTGATGAATATCTTCGCTCGCACACTGGGGGGAATCTTCGGTGACCGCTTCGGGCAGAAGTGGGGGCTGAGCGGCCGCGTCAAATGGCTGTTTATCGCCGTCTTCTGTGAAGGTATTGCTCTGATGATCTTCTCACAGATGAGTGTTCTCGCCATGGCACTGCCGTCACTGATCGTCTTCAGCCTGTTTGTGCAGATGTCAGAAGGGGCGACTTACTCCGTTGTACCGTTCATCAACAAAAAAGCGCTGGGAGCCGTTTCAGGTATCGTCGGCGCCGGTGGCAACGCCGGGGCAGTCACAGCGGGCTTTCTGTTTAAAACCCAGGCCATCAACTGGCCGACCGCTCTGTTCATTCTGGGAGCGATCGTCACCTGCTGTGCTTTTCTGACTTTCCTCGTGCGGTTCAGTGAGGAAATGGAAGAAGAAGCCCGCCTGGCGCATGAATCAGCGCTCGCCCCTCAGCCGGGTGAACAGGAACTTGCCCCTTCCATGGGGCAGTAAACGCAAGATAAGAGAACCAAACTATAGATTAATCTTCATGTGCTCAAATTAAGGTAGGAAAACGTGATTCAGCAGAACTTCGACAATAAGAAGAATGTCGTCGTCATCGGCAACGGAATGGTCGGCTTGCGATTTTGTGAGCAGCTCGTAGAGAAGGACGAACAACAGGAATATAAAATCACCACGTTCTGTGAAGAGCCCCGGGCCGCTTATGACCGCGTTGGCCTGACGCAGTTTTTTGCCCACAATGACGCGGAAAAGCTGATGCTGGCCCGCAGAGAATGGTATGCGGACAACCAGATCGACCTGCATCTCTCCGATCGGGCTGTGAGTATCGATCGTGAAAACAAGATCATCCGCTCCCAGAAAGGGGTGGAAATCCCTTATGACAAAGTCGTGATCGCCACCGGCTCTTACCCCTTTGTGCCGGATGTGCCAGGGATCAAAAACCGGGGCGTGTTCGTCTATCGCACGATCAACGACCTCGAACAGATCATCGCTTACGCGAAAAAGTCCAAGACGGCCGCAGTCATCGGTGGCGGTCTGCTCGGACTCGAAGCAGCCAAGGCAGCTCTCGACCTCGGACTCCAGACACACGTGCTGGAGTTTGCCCCCCGGCTCATGCCCCGCCAGATCGATGATGCGGGTTCGAAAGTCCTCGTACAGAAAATCGAGGAACTGGGCGTCCAGGTTCATCTGAATAAAGCCACCGATAAGGTTCTGGGGGAATCCCGCGTTGAGGGAATTCTCTTCCAGGATGGCGATACTTTAGATCTGGATATGATCATCGTCTCTGCCGGCATCCGTCCCCGTGATGAGCTGGCCCGGCAATGTGATCTCGAAGTCGGACCGCGTGGCGGGATACTGGTGAATGATTTCCTGCAGACCTCTGATCCTGACATCTATGCGGTTGGCGAGGTGGCCCTGCATTCCGGTATGGTCTACGGCCTGGTCGCTCCCGGCTATCAGATGGCTGAAGTGGCAGCGACTCATCTGTGTCACGCCGAAGCGGAATTTACGGGCAGCGATCTTTCAACCAAGCTCAAACTGATGGGCGTCGATGTTGCCAGCTTCGGTGATTACGAAGCGGGACCCGACGTTTCCAAGAGCCTGACCTTCGAAGACCCATTCAAGGGAGTCTACAAAAAACTGGTGTTTAACACCGAGGGCACTCACCTGCTGGGAGGCATTCTGATTGGAGATGCTTCCGATTACGGTAGCCTGTCCCTGCTGGCCAAGTCGGAAGACAAGCTCCCCTGCAGTCCACACGAACTGGTCGTGGGCAGCGGAGGTGGGATTCCCGGCAGCAGCGCTGCGGACATGCCTGACGATGCACAAATCTGCTCGTGCAACAATGTCACGAAGGGACAGATCTGCGCGGCGATTCAAGATCAGGAGCTGACATCGGTCGACGAGGTCAAAGCCTGCACAAAAGCGGGCGGTGGCTGCGGTGGTTGTATGCCACTGGTAACCGACGTGTTCAAAGCCGAGATGGCAGCAGCAGGAATCACGGTTAACAACCACCTCTGCGAGCACTTCGAGTTCTCACGGACCGAGTTGTTCAATATCATCAAAATCAAAAAGCTGAAGACGTTTTCTGAAGTGATCGCGGATTGTGGGGCCGGCAATGGTTGCGAGGTCTGTAAGCCAACCGTAGCTTCGATTATAGCCAGTCTGTGGAACGAGCATATCGTCGATCATGCACCGCTGCAGGATACCAATGACAGGTTCCTTGCAAATATGCAGCGGGGTGGTCTGTATTCCGTCGTTCCCCGTGTTCCCGGTGGTGAAATCACGCCTGAAAAACTGATCGTACTCGGTGAAGTCGCCCGAGATTTTGGACTTTATACGAAAATCACCGGAGGTCAGCGAGTCGACCTGTTCGGAGCCGAAGTGCATGATCTGCCCCGGATCTGGGAAAAGCTGATTGATGCCGGTTTCGAAAGCGGACACGCTTATGGCAAAGCCCTGAGAACGGTAAAAAGTTGTGTAGGTACCACCTGGTGCCGTTACGGAGTAGGAGATTCGGTCGGTTTTGCAATTCGCCTCGAAGAGCGCTACCGCGGAATCCGTGCACCTCATAAAATCAAAGGGGGCGTTTCGGGCTGTGTCCGGGAATGTGCGGAAGCGCAGAGTAAAGACTTCGGACTGATCGCGACTGAGAATGGATACAACCTCTACATTTGTGGAAATGGCGGAGCCAAGCCACGACACGCCGACCTGTTTGCATCGGACCTGGACGAAGAAACCTGTATCAAATACCTTGACCGCTTCCTGATGTATTACATTCAGACCGCAGACAAACTGACACGCACCGCCACCTGGCTGGATAAGCTGGAAGGGGGAATCGACCATGTGCGTGAAGTGGTCATTGAAGACAAGCTGGGAATCTGCGACGAACTCGAAGCCATGATGCAGTCTCTGGTCGACAGTTATCACTGTGAATGGAAAGCGGTCGTTGATAATCCTGCCAAGCGACGTCTGTTTGAACAGTTCGTGAATACCGACGAACACGAACCATCAATCGAGCTCATTCCACAACGCGGCCAGATGCGACCTGTCGACTGGGCACCGGACTTTGTTCCGCTCGAGAGCCTGCAGGCCGCTGAACCACCGGTCCCCGTTTCGGATGAACCACCACGCAAATGGATCAAGGTGGGGCAGGCCAGCGATTTTCCAGCGGAATCGGGATCGACCGTCAAACATGGTCAATCTCAGCTGGCTGTTTTCAACTTCGAAAGTCGCGGGGAATGGTTTGCCTGTCAGCAGATGTGCCCGCATAAGCAGGCGATGGTTCTCTCCCGGGGTATCATGGGAGATTCACACGGGATCCCCAAAGTTGCCTGCCCGCTGCATAAGAAGACTTTTTCCCTGGAGAATGGTTCCTGCCTGAGCGGGGATGAAGAATATGCAGTCAAGGTGTTCAATGTTAAAGTTGATGAAGAGGAAAACGTTTATCTCGAGCTGCCTGCTCCCGAGGTACTCGATGAATTAATTAACCAAACAGTATGTGCTGGCGCTCACTGAGCACAGGTTTAAGAAATGATCTTATCGAAGCCGGAAGACGAACGAAAACAAAACGAAACACTGGTAACCCTTTCTGTCTGTGATGTGATTCAGGAAGCCGAGGATGTCTGCACCTTTCGTCTGGACAACCTGCAGGGCCAACTGCCGGTTCACAAACCGGGAATGTTTATCAAGGTCTGCCTGGATATCCGGGGCAAAGAAGTCTGGCGGAGTTTTTCCATCAGTTCTTCGCCTTTGTGTCCGGAACGAATTGACCTGACGATCAAACGCAACCGAAAAGGGGAGGCCAGCAATTACTTTTTTGAACAGGTGCAGCGTGGCAGTCAGCTTCGTCTGAAAGGACCGCTGGGCCAGTTTTACTATGATCCGGAACACCACACCGAGCCATTGATTTTGCTCTGTGCCGGGATCGGAATCACTCCCATGATGAGCATTGTCCGCTATCTGAACGATTTGCAGGAGAACAGGTCCTGCTACCTGTTTTACGGTGCGCGTACACATCGGGATGTCATCTTCGACCAGGAAACACGTCAACTCATGACCCAGTTACCGGGTTTTCATTACTTCCTGACACTTTCACAGCCGGTCCCCCACTGGATGGGTTACTGCGGGCATCTCAACTTCGATTTCATCATTTCCCGAATCCCTCAGATTCCCAGCTGCCGTTTC is a window from the Gimesia benthica genome containing:
- a CDS encoding ferredoxin reductase — protein: MILSKPEDERKQNETLVTLSVCDVIQEAEDVCTFRLDNLQGQLPVHKPGMFIKVCLDIRGKEVWRSFSISSSPLCPERIDLTIKRNRKGEASNYFFEQVQRGSQLRLKGPLGQFYYDPEHHTEPLILLCAGIGITPMMSIVRYLNDLQENRSCYLFYGARTHRDVIFDQETRQLMTQLPGFHYFLTLSQPVPHWMGYCGHLNFDFIISRIPQIPSCRFFLCGPRNFNQEFQDCLEEMGAPAELIHSEQFHKKRKNS
- the nirB gene encoding nitrite reductase large subunit NirB gives rise to the protein MIQQNFDNKKNVVVIGNGMVGLRFCEQLVEKDEQQEYKITTFCEEPRAAYDRVGLTQFFAHNDAEKLMLARREWYADNQIDLHLSDRAVSIDRENKIIRSQKGVEIPYDKVVIATGSYPFVPDVPGIKNRGVFVYRTINDLEQIIAYAKKSKTAAVIGGGLLGLEAAKAALDLGLQTHVLEFAPRLMPRQIDDAGSKVLVQKIEELGVQVHLNKATDKVLGESRVEGILFQDGDTLDLDMIIVSAGIRPRDELARQCDLEVGPRGGILVNDFLQTSDPDIYAVGEVALHSGMVYGLVAPGYQMAEVAATHLCHAEAEFTGSDLSTKLKLMGVDVASFGDYEAGPDVSKSLTFEDPFKGVYKKLVFNTEGTHLLGGILIGDASDYGSLSLLAKSEDKLPCSPHELVVGSGGGIPGSSAADMPDDAQICSCNNVTKGQICAAIQDQELTSVDEVKACTKAGGGCGGCMPLVTDVFKAEMAAAGITVNNHLCEHFEFSRTELFNIIKIKKLKTFSEVIADCGAGNGCEVCKPTVASIIASLWNEHIVDHAPLQDTNDRFLANMQRGGLYSVVPRVPGGEITPEKLIVLGEVARDFGLYTKITGGQRVDLFGAEVHDLPRIWEKLIDAGFESGHAYGKALRTVKSCVGTTWCRYGVGDSVGFAIRLEERYRGIRAPHKIKGGVSGCVRECAEAQSKDFGLIATENGYNLYICGNGGAKPRHADLFASDLDEETCIKYLDRFLMYYIQTADKLTRTATWLDKLEGGIDHVREVVIEDKLGICDELEAMMQSLVDSYHCEWKAVVDNPAKRRLFEQFVNTDEHEPSIELIPQRGQMRPVDWAPDFVPLESLQAAEPPVPVSDEPPRKWIKVGQASDFPAESGSTVKHGQSQLAVFNFESRGEWFACQQMCPHKQAMVLSRGIMGDSHGIPKVACPLHKKTFSLENGSCLSGDEEYAVKVFNVKVDEEENVYLELPAPEVLDELINQTVCAGAH